In Alteromonas sp. V450, the following proteins share a genomic window:
- a CDS encoding prepilin-type N-terminal cleavage/methylation domain-containing protein, whose translation MKVKQHGFTLIELIIVVIILGLLAATALPRFIDVTDEAREASVEGVAGGFAAAVGLVRAQWEVEGRPSGNNGSENSTLVTYDQTQVGVDGNIGYPTGSISGSTLVGSVDNQECKNVFDLILQSAPTNTVSTSDDVVSEFRYAVRSDTSGANTTCVYYLVESIGLPNTSAPANGVPDGANLDGFTYNPATGQVTVF comes from the coding sequence ATGAAAGTGAAGCAACACGGTTTTACACTTATAGAGCTGATCATTGTTGTTATTATTTTAGGTTTATTAGCTGCCACTGCGCTTCCTCGTTTCATCGACGTGACTGACGAGGCAAGAGAAGCGAGTGTTGAAGGTGTTGCCGGCGGTTTTGCGGCTGCTGTAGGACTTGTTCGTGCTCAATGGGAAGTAGAAGGGCGCCCAAGCGGTAATAACGGCAGTGAAAACAGTACGTTGGTAACGTATGACCAAACTCAGGTTGGCGTTGATGGAAACATTGGTTATCCAACGGGCAGCATCTCTGGCAGTACGCTTGTGGGTTCTGTAGACAACCAAGAGTGTAAAAATGTATTTGATTTGATACTACAGTCTGCGCCAACTAATACCGTTTCAACCAGCGATGACGTAGTGTCTGAATTTCGCTATGCCGTTCGCTCCGATACGTCAGGTGCGAATACCACATGCGTTTATTATTTAGTCGAGTCTATAGGACTACCTAATACAAGCGCGCCAGCTAATGGCGTGCCTGACGGCGCAAACCTTGATGGCTTTACCTACAACCCGGCAACAGGCCAAGTAACTGTATTTTAA
- a CDS encoding prepilin-type N-terminal cleavage/methylation domain-containing protein: protein MQKVSMQKGFTLIELIIVIVLLGILAVTAAPKFLNLQDDARDATLEGIRGSLETSTSVVNGKALINSVSGTSDTPATLNVGTGNVTVVNGYPEATAANMQALLDIDADDFGIAAITGAVLIYAKGYSNYSVAANAPDASGAKCTVEFTTSAGEGQRPEIVVNSCV, encoded by the coding sequence ATGCAAAAAGTGTCTATGCAAAAAGGTTTCACCTTAATTGAGTTAATTATTGTTATTGTGCTTTTGGGCATCCTAGCAGTAACGGCAGCTCCTAAATTCCTTAACCTGCAAGACGATGCGCGTGACGCAACCCTTGAAGGAATAAGAGGTTCACTTGAAACATCAACGTCGGTTGTAAATGGAAAAGCGCTCATTAATAGCGTGTCTGGAACAAGTGATACGCCAGCGACGTTAAACGTGGGTACGGGTAACGTTACGGTTGTTAATGGTTACCCAGAAGCGACGGCAGCGAATATGCAGGCACTGCTTGATATCGATGCGGATGATTTTGGCATTGCTGCAATTACTGGTGCGGTATTGATATACGCAAAAGGTTATAGCAACTATTCAGTCGCTGCAAATGCACCCGACGCCTCAGGTGCGAAATGTACAGTTGAATTCACTACGTCTGCTGGCGAAGGGCAGCGTCCAGAAATCGTTGTGAATAGCTGCGTTTAG
- a CDS encoding type II secretion system protein, which translates to MKNGGFTFVELVITILIIGVLAVTAVPRYLGSDDEDAIALRDRALQFIHNMQLRAMQNVRDISCVKITAKIIAPPLNHNCANGLSTNFDDDQVVNASDTDFIFQAVDENGNSFSQISFDGLGKPNNIACASVCRIQVEQFAVCLQSEGAIYAC; encoded by the coding sequence GTGAAAAACGGCGGTTTTACGTTTGTAGAACTCGTTATTACCATATTGATCATCGGGGTTCTGGCAGTAACTGCAGTTCCCCGATATCTGGGTAGTGACGACGAAGATGCAATAGCGCTTCGCGACAGAGCGTTGCAATTTATACACAACATGCAGCTGCGCGCGATGCAAAATGTGCGCGATATCAGCTGTGTAAAAATTACTGCAAAGATTATCGCCCCGCCTCTTAACCATAATTGCGCAAACGGTTTGTCTACCAACTTCGATGATGATCAGGTGGTCAATGCCTCAGACACAGACTTTATTTTTCAAGCCGTGGATGAGAACGGCAATAGCTTTTCACAAATTAGCTTCGATGGATTAGGCAAGCCTAACAACATAGCTTGCGCAAGCGTTTGCCGTATTCAGGTGGAGCAGTTCGCTGTATGTCTGCAAAGTGAAGGCGCTATTTATGCGTGCTAA
- a CDS encoding agglutinin biogenesis protein MshD: protein MRAKTGINAQGFTLLELVFGIVVFTISLTVVLTLIVPQAAQTAEPLRQVKAAKLGQSLMNDILSRSFDELSDSGPPFESCIEKGACTSSLGPEESDEADYDDVDDYNGFSVSDVGGIYSQFSYTVLVEYDTSIDDAAFDSQQYKRIDIAVTAPDGEVYRFSAFRGSY, encoded by the coding sequence ATGCGTGCTAAGACCGGTATAAATGCGCAAGGCTTCACGTTACTTGAGCTCGTTTTTGGTATTGTGGTGTTTACCATTAGCCTAACGGTGGTACTTACACTTATTGTTCCCCAAGCTGCGCAAACCGCTGAACCTTTACGGCAGGTAAAAGCAGCTAAGCTTGGGCAATCTCTGATGAATGACATCTTAAGTCGCTCTTTTGATGAGTTGAGCGACAGCGGCCCGCCATTTGAAAGTTGCATTGAAAAAGGCGCATGTACGTCGTCATTAGGCCCCGAGGAGTCAGATGAAGCAGATTATGACGACGTTGACGACTACAATGGGTTTTCCGTATCTGATGTAGGCGGCATATATTCTCAGTTTAGTTATACCGTTCTCGTTGAATACGATACGAGTATTGATGATGCAGCATTTGACTCTCAACAATACAAACGTATCGATATCGCAGTGACGGCCCCGGATGGCGAGGTTTATCGTTTTAGCGCTTTCAGGGGAAGTTACTAA
- a CDS encoding type II secretion system protein J, with protein sequence MRRPTKIKGFTLVELILVITILGVISVSIVQVIAISAEIYMTGAERARLVAQARFTILRLEKEIRNTVPNSITFDAASGCLSYYPIKVSGTYVEDAFQNPLRAVVFDASINDGDSLVIYPTSPQSITDNGRRIDVATVDLSKPAVPAQMDLLLNAPNTQTSPGKRFFVYDDQVSICLASNAQGNVLQRTQSGQSGLLATNITRWEANVVTADLKRNGLIALSLTFEGNDNEQLSVQHEVHFPNVP encoded by the coding sequence ATGAGGAGACCGACCAAGATAAAGGGTTTTACGCTTGTCGAGCTGATATTAGTTATAACCATTCTTGGCGTTATCAGTGTGTCAATTGTTCAGGTGATCGCGATTAGCGCCGAAATTTATATGACAGGGGCAGAACGCGCGAGGCTGGTTGCCCAAGCTCGATTTACCATTTTGCGCTTAGAAAAAGAAATTCGAAACACTGTACCAAATTCGATCACATTTGATGCTGCTTCCGGCTGTCTTTCATACTATCCGATAAAGGTAAGCGGAACGTATGTTGAAGATGCATTTCAAAATCCATTAAGAGCGGTTGTTTTTGACGCATCAATCAATGATGGCGATAGCCTGGTGATTTACCCTACCAGCCCGCAAAGTATAACCGACAATGGCCGGCGTATAGATGTGGCTACGGTAGACTTGAGTAAGCCTGCAGTGCCAGCTCAAATGGACTTGCTGCTAAACGCTCCCAACACCCAAACATCGCCGGGTAAGCGCTTTTTTGTGTATGACGATCAAGTGTCTATATGTTTGGCTTCAAATGCACAAGGCAATGTGCTTCAACGAACACAAAGTGGACAATCAGGCCTGTTAGCGACAAATATTACTCGTTGGGAAGCAAACGTGGTAACCGCAGACCTTAAAAGAAACGGATTAATAGCGCTTAGCTTAACGTTTGAAGGAAACGATAACGAGCAACTATCTGTTCAACATGAGGTACATTTCCCTAATGTTCCCTAA
- a CDS encoding agglutinin biogenesis protein MshP translates to MFPKRVRSVKVLVNSPFRQKGATTIVAVIISIVLLTLGIALSNQISSTIRQQSIEYYGARAYLAAQTGLEVAVSRLVEAGDTSCPLSEELSTESPSVDNCTIILSCRASEIIDEPEVSSGEIIVYLLASEASCSFAQLETSRRLAVEIRQEQ, encoded by the coding sequence ATGTTCCCTAAACGCGTTCGTTCAGTAAAAGTATTAGTCAACTCTCCTTTTCGCCAGAAAGGTGCAACAACAATTGTTGCTGTAATAATTAGTATTGTGCTACTCACGTTAGGCATAGCGCTATCAAACCAAATTTCATCGACCATTAGACAGCAATCGATAGAGTATTATGGCGCTAGAGCATATTTAGCAGCACAAACCGGGTTAGAGGTGGCGGTTTCCCGTTTGGTAGAAGCTGGCGATACCTCTTGCCCTCTAAGTGAGGAACTTTCAACAGAAAGTCCAAGTGTAGATAACTGCACAATAATTCTATCGTGTCGTGCAAGTGAAATTATTGATGAGCCGGAAGTGAGCTCGGGCGAGATTATTGTATATTTGCTTGCTTCAGAAGCGAGTTGTTCGTTCGCTCAGCTTGAAACATCTAGGCGGTTAGCTGTTGAAATAAGGCAGGAACAGTAA